The stretch of DNA TTCATCTCGGCGAACACGTCGCCACCGAGCAGGTCGGTCACCGCCCGCGCGAGTGCCGCACGATCCTCCTGCGGGGTCAGCTCGAACAGATCGGCGATGTCGGCGGGATGCAGCGGCTCGACCAGCGCACGCGCGCCCTCGTCGTCGCCATTCTCGACCGCATCCAGGACGGCACGGACGAATTCGGGACGCAAATGGTCGTCGCGATCGAGTTGATTTTCGGGTTGGGTCTCGGTTTCGACCTCGGGAAGCTCGAGTTCGCTCATGGCTGCCTCCCTTAAAAAGCGTATGTTTGGGCCCTAACGCGACGCGCGTGCATTTGCCAGTCGGAGTGCGGCTCCCTATCTGCCGCGCATCAATTCAGGAGAACATGAATGGCTGACACCCCCGAAACGCTGACGCTGACCCTCGAAGGTGGCGACGTCACGATCAAGCTGCGCCCCGATCTGGCGCCCAAGCACGTCGAGCGGATCGTCGAGCTCGCGAACGAAGGCTTTTACGACGGCGTACCCTTCCACCGCGTGATCCCGGGCTTCATGGCGCAGGGCGGTGACGGTGGTCGCGGCGACGGCACCGGCGGGTCGAGCAAGCCCAACCTCAAGGCGGAATTCTCGGCCGAGCCGCACGTCCGCGGCGTGTGCTCGATGGCGCGCACGAACCAGCCCGACACCGCGAACTCGCAGTTCTTCATCGTGTTCGACGACGCACGCTTCCTCGACAAGCAGTACACCGTCTGGGGCGAAGTCACCGACGGCATGGACCTGGTCGACGCGCTTCCCAAGGGCGAGCCACCGCGTACGCCGGGCAAGATCGTCAAGGCACGCGCTGCCTGATAAGGGGTACCGGGGTGGCGTCGCGCCGCCCCGGTATCGGTTATTCCGGGCGGACCCTATTGCCACTCGCCCCAGTAATGTTCGAGACTGACGGACACGGTCAGCAACTGATCGCCCAGTTTTCGCGCAAGACAAACTTCGACCGCGCCCGCCGCGGCGGCGGCGGCGGCGCTTCCTCCGGTGATGATTGCAGCGATTGCAGCGGCGATTGCCCCTTCGCGCAAACAATCTTCGACGATGTCCTTGATGTCTATCGGCTTGGCAGTCGAAACCCGCAGCACTGCGCGGACGTAATACCATTGCAAGTTGACCGTCCAGCCGATGCAAGTCTTGATCGGTCCGATCCGCACCCATTTGGCGCATTTTGCGCGGCTATGCGGTAGCGTTGTCGGGTCCTTCGTGACGAGCAGAACGCGTTCGTAGATGATGCCGCTATCAGGCTCGACGAGTTCGTAGGCGGCCTGAGTACCCCAGGCGAAATCTTCTGCGCTAGCGCGCTGGTGACGGGTCGTACTGTCGGGTGGCAGGTTGTCACCGAGAAACAGTTGGCCGTCGACTTTGCTTGGATCCATCACCATCACGATCGCTCCCGAAAATGTTATGGGAGCCAAGTATAACGGGGTGGTCAGCCGCGATGTTGTCGACAACATCCGGTTTGGAGTAAGTTCACCGCAGCAGCGTCAGACTTCCGCCACCGTCCGTATCAGCCAATCGTGGAACAGCTTCACCGGCTTGGTCTGCAACGCCCGTGGGCGGCACACGAACCAGTAGCTGTACGGACTCTCCACCTCGATATCGAACAACCGGACCAGTCGCGGATCGTTCGCATCGTCGAAATGGCTCGCATGCATGAACGCGACGCCGAGTCCCTGCGCGGCTGCCTCCAGCATCAGTGCGCCCGAATCGAAATGATCGATCGCCAGCGGCTCGATATCGTCGAGCCCCGCCGCCGTCCGCCACGCCGTGAACGTGTCCGTCATGTCGCGGTGGACCAATGCGGTCAGCGTCGAGAGCTGTTCGGGTCGCGTAACCGGATCCGCCCGCTCCAGCAGGCTCCGAGCACCGATCACATACACCGAATTGCGATCCAGCCGCCGCGCGTAGAACGCCGGGTCGATCTCGCGCGACAGGGCGATCACCGCGTCGAGCCCGTCGCCGAGTCGCGACACCAGATGCGCGGCGGTATCGATGTCGAGATGCAGCTCGGGGTGCGTCGTCCGCAACTCGCCCAGCCGCGGGAACAGTTTCTGCGACGCATAGAGCGGCAGGATGCCGAGACGCAGCCGCAGCACCTCGGTCGTGCTGGTCAGCGATTCGACCGCGTCCGACAGCGAGTCCAGCACCGGCGCGATCTGCGCGAGCAGCCGTTCGCCATCCGCATTCAGCACCATCGCCTGATGCCGGCGTGCGAACAGCGGCTTGGCGATGAAGCGCTCGAGGCTCTGCACGCGTCGGCTGAGCGCAGGTGCGGACAATGCCAGATCTTCGGCCGCGGCCTTGATCGACCCCAGCCGCGCGACCTGTACGAACGCCTCGATAGCCCCCAGTGGCGGCAGCCTGCGCATGATTCCTCTTTCGACTCGACGAGTGTGACAATGACCGCTGGACGCATTCATGCACGCGATTGCAGTTAGCGCAATCGTAGCTGATCCCTTCGCACTTGCAACACGAACCGTCTCGACGCAAAAAGACCTCGCCTTTCAGGCATCCTCTCCTAAAAACTTTCATGGGCTGGCCTTCATTGGCCGGCCCTTTTTTTGTGCGTTTTACAGCACGCGGGTGAGGCAATGCCTCGCAAGCCCGGAACCTCGCCCCCATCTGACACGCTTCGAGTTCGAAGGAGTCGAGATGCCCGATAGCGAAATCCCCACGCGGAAAATCCAGGTCGCCAACGCGCGTCCCGAGGATAGCGGCCGCGGCTTGGCGCATTTGCCGCGCGCGCTGATGGCGACTCTCGGCATCGGCGAGGGCGACGTGATCGAGATTCTCGGCAAGCAGAACACGCCGGCGCGCGCCGTCGGTCCGTATCCGGAGGACGAAGGCCTCGACATCCTCCGCCTCGACGGCCTCCAGCGCGCGAACGCCGGCGTAGGCTCGGGCGACTTCGTCGAGGTGCGCAAAGCCGAGTCGAAGCCGGCCACGCGCGTCGTCTTCGCGCCGGCGCAGCAGAACCTCCGCCTCCAGGGCTCGACCAATGCGCTCAAGCGCACGTTCCTAGGCCGACCGATCTGCCAGGGCGACATCGTTGCGACCGCTGGGCATCAGCGCGTCGGCAACATGCCGCCGGGCGTCCAGCAGTTCATGAACGCACCGGCCTACGCGCTTCAGGAGATCCGCCTCGCGGTGATCGCGGCCAGTCCCAAGGGCGTCGTGCATATCGACGAGAATACCGAGATCGAACTGCGCTCCGAATATGAGGAGCCGCAGGCCGCACGCCGTGCCGACGTCACCTATGACGATATCGGCGGCATGGCGCAGACGATCGACCAGTTGCGCGAGATGGTCGAACTGCCGCTCCGTTACCCCGAACTGTTCCAGCGGCTCGGCGTCGATCCACCCAAGGGTGTGTTGCTGCATGGTCCTCCCGGCACCGGCAAGACGCGCCTCGCGCGCGCCGTCGCCAACGAATCCGACGCCCAGTTCTTCCTGATCAACGGCCCCGAGATCATGGGCTCGGCCTATGGTGAGTCCGAATCGCGTCTCCGCGAAGTGTTCGAGGAAGCGGCGAAGTCAGCACCCTCGATCGTGTTCATCGACGAGATCGATTCGATCGCACCCAAGCGGGGCCAGGTGTCGGGCGAAGCGGAAAAGCGTCTCGTCGCACAGTTGCTGACGCTGATGGACGGCCTCGAATCACGCGCGAACCTCGTCGTGATCGCGGCTACCAACCGTCCCGAGGCGATCGACGAAGCACTCCGCCGCCCCGGCCGGTTCGACCGCGAAATCGTCGTCGGCGTGCCGGACGAGCGTGGCCGCCGCGAGATCCTAGGCATCCACACGCGCGGCATGCCGCTCGGCGACCGCGTTGATCTCGATGAACTGTCGCGCACCACCTACGGCTTCGTCGGTGCAGATCTCGCCGCGTTGACACGGGAGGCGGCGATCGAGGCGGTCCGCCGGATCATGCCGAAGCTGAACCTCGAAGAGCGGACGATCCCGCCCGAAGTGCTCGACGAATTGTCGGTCACCCGCGAGGATTTCCTCGGTGCCCTGAAACGCGTCCAGCCATCGGCGATGCGCGAAGTCATGGTGCAGGCACCGACCGTGCGCTGGGCGGACGTCGGCGGTCTCGACGACGCACAGATGCGGCTAAAGGAAGGCGTCGAACTCCCGCTCAAGAACCCCGATGCGTTCCGCCGTCTCGGGATCCGCCCGGCCAAGGGCTTCCTGCTCTACGGCCCGCCCGGCACCGGCAAGACGTTGCTCGCGAAGGCGGTCGCACGCGAGGCGGAGGCGAACTTCATCGCCACCAAATCGTCCGACCTGCTGAGCAAATGGTACGGCGAAAGCGAGCAGCAGATCGCCCGTCTGTTCCAGCGCGCACGCCAGGTCGCACCGTGCGTGATCTTCATCGACGAACTCGACTCGCTGGTGCCTGCGCGCGGCTCAGGTGCGGGCGAACCGCAGGTGACGGAGCGTGTCGTCAACACGATCCTCGCCGAGATGGACGGGCTGGAGGAACTGCAATCGGTCGTCGTGATCGGCGCGACCAACCGCCCGAACCTGATCGACCCTGCGTTGCTCCGGCCGGGCCGGTTCGACGAACTCGTCTATGTCGGCGTCCCCGACAAGGCCGGTCGCCGCCGTATCCTCGGCATCCAGACCCAGAAGATGCCGCTCGCGTCCGACGTCGATCTCGATCGCCTCGCCGACCGTACCGATCGCTTTTCCGGCGCGGACCTGGAGGACGTCGTTCGCCGCGCAGGCCTCGTCGCACTCCGTCGTTCGATCGACTCGACCGACGTGACGATGGCCGATTTCGAAGGCGCGCTGAAAGAGTCGCGCGCCAGCGTGACCCCGGAAACAGAACGCGAATACGAACAAATGGCCGCGCGCCTGAAGCAGGACGCGACCGCCATCCAACCTCTCGGGTTCGCCTTTCCCAGCAAGGCGGACGACTAGACACCTCTGCATCAGTCGACTCGCCCGCCCTTCACGGGGCGGCGGGTAAACAGCTCTGTCGAGAGCTTTCAGCAGTCCGGGCTGGGGCGGCGTTTGCCCTTCGTCCGGCTCGTCAGGTGGAAGTGAAGACACCGGTCGCAGCGATACGGTCGGAGCGGTACGCGTCCGGTTTGCGCCACCACGAGCGCGTCGGCTTCGGATACGAAGCGCGCCTTGCGACGGCATACGCTGAGTCGGGTGCGCTTCACTCCTTGTACTTCATCTCCAGGAACCGCCCCCGCGTCGACAGATTGTCCAGATCGCTTTGCGCGAGGCGCGCGGTCATTTCGCCGATTTCCTGTTCGATCAGCTTAAGCCCGTCGACCAGTTCCGCATCGGGCGTGCGACCGTTGCGCGGCGTGTTGCGGAGCGACGGCGGGACCTTCTCGTAATCCTTGACGAAGGCGGGCAATTGCTCGCCGATCAACTTCCGCACGTCGACAGCTTCCTGCGTATTGGCGTCGAGCGTTGCCAACTGTGGGGTCAGCGTTTCTAGACGCAGGCCGATGCGGTCGACCAAAGTCATCGCCGGCGCGGGGAGGGCAGGGCGCTGCGCCTCCAGCCAGCGTTCGGTCTGCGCGGGGAGGGCGCGGATATCCACCGCGGCGAGCCGCTCCGGCGTCGGCGCGCGTTCCGCCGGCCATACCGCGAACAACACCGTCGCGGCGACCAGCAGCGCCATCACCAGCATCGCGCCGCCGATCCCGAGCGGCACGATCCAGCCGATCACCATCGCCGCGATCAAGATCGACACGTCGGCGACTGCGATCCGGGTCAGGCGCTTGCCGATCGCCTGCGTCTGCCGTGCCCGTCCCCGCGTCGGCACGCGCCCGATCACCGTGCCCGTCCGGTCGTCCGAAATGCGCGACCAGGAGGCGCGGGCGCTGGCGATGGCGTCGTCGACTTCGCTCACGGCGGTTACATCGCCTCCAGCTTGAACGGGCTAGCGGAAGGTCCGCCGAGTTGGCCCTGCGTCGCGCCTTCAGCCCGCGCGATATAGCCGCGGGACTTGTCGACCTCGTTCGACAGCGCGCCGACCGTGACCTTCATCGAATCGAGCGCCTTCAGCTTGAACACGTCGATCGCGTCCATCGTGTCGTAGATGTTCTGGAATGCGCGTTGCAGCGTTTCCAGCGGGATCGTCGCCGATGCGGCCTGTTCGTGGATCTGCGCGGTCTGCGATTTCAGCAGCTTGCCGGTCGAATCGATGATGTTCGCGGTCGTCGTGTTGAGCGCGGTGATCTGCTCCAGCACCAGCTTCTGGTTGGTCAGCGCCTGCGCCACCGTCACCGCGGTGCGCAGCGCGGACACGGTCGTGGTCGAGGCGCGATCGACGCCCTTCACCAGCTCGACATTGTTCTTCTTTACCAGATCGAGCGCGAGATAGCCCTGCACGGTCACCGCCATCTGCGTCAGCAGGTCCTGCGTCCGCTGGCGCGTGTAAAACAACGCCGTCTCGCGGATCGCCTTCGCCTTGGCCGGATCGGTGTGATCGAGCTCGTTCGCGACGTCCTCCAGCTTGGCGTCCATCGTCTTCGACAGATGGATCATCTGCTCGAGCCGGCCCATTGCCGCCCACAGATTCGCGCGCTCGGTATCGATCGCGGCATTGTCCATCAGTAGCTCGTCCTTGCCCGAGCCGAGGCTCTTTAGGATCTGCGCGATGTGCGTCTGCGACGACTTATAGCCGTCGAAATAATTGCGCATCTTGCCCCCGAACGGGATGATCCCGAACAGCTTCTGCGGCGCGGTGAGGTTACCCTTCTTGCCGGGATCGAGATCCTCGACGACGCGGCGCAGCTCGGCGAGGTCCTTGCCGACGCCGGTCTCCTGATCCATCGCCTTGACCGGGCGATCGAGGAAGCGGTTCGACTGGCCGGCGGCTTCGCGGATTTCCTTCGCGCCCATCGCCGTGATCGCATCGACCCGCTTGCCGAATTCTGGGGAGTTGACGTCCTGCGCGACGAGATCGGTGACGAACCCCGACACGCGCTCCTCCAGCTGCGACTTCACGCCGGCATCGACCGGCACCAGTCCGGCGGCCTTTGAGGCGGCCACGGTCGGCACCGGATCGGGCGGCGTCAAAACCAGGCCCGGCTCTTCGTTCAGCGTCTCGGGTGTCGTCGCCATGCGTAATCTCCGTTCGATGGGACATGGTGGCTGCAACCCGTCCCGCGTTCAAGTGGCATATATAGATAACACACCGCTCTTGCCAACCGCGCCTTGAAACCAAGGGACGGCGTCGACAGCTTGGGGCCGACATCACAGGAGTTCCAGCATGCGCGCCATCGGCTACACCAAGTCGCTTCCGATCGACGATCCGCAGTCGCTCGTCGATCTCGACATCGCCAAGCCCGAAGCGACCGGCCGCGACCTGCTCGTCGAGGTGAAGGCGGTGTCGGTCAACCCGGTCGACACCAAGATCCGCCAGAACCGCGCCGATCCCGACGGCAAGCCGCAGGTGCTGGGCTGGGACGCAGCGGGCATCGTCGTCGCAGTCGGCCCCGATGTGACCAGGTTCGCGGTCGGCGACGCGGTGTTCTACGCCGGTGCGATCGACCGGCCCGGCACCAATGCCGAATACCACCTCGTCGACGAACGGATCGTCGGCCACAAGCCGCAGTCGCTCGATTGGGCGCAGGCGGCGGCGCTGCCGCTGACCTCGATCACCGCGTGGGAGACGCTGTTCGACCGGCTTGACGTGCGCAAGCCCGTGCCCGGTGCGGCGAACGCGATCCTGATCATCGGCGGCGCGGGCGGGGTAGGGTCGATCACGATTCAGCTCGCGCGCAAGCTCACCGACCTGACCATCATTGCCACCGCCTCGCGCGACGAGACGCGAGGCTGGGTCGAGGATCTCGGCGCGCACCACGTGATCGACCACCGCAAGCCGCTCGCCGAACAGGTCGAGGCGCTCGGGCTGGGGGCTCCTGCCTATGTGTTCTCGACGACGCATACCGACGAGCACATCGCTGAAATCGCCACGTTGATCGCGCCGCAGGGCCGCCTCGCGCTGATCGACGACCCCAAGACGCTCGACATCGCGCCGCTGAAGCAGAAGTCGATCTCGGTCCACTGGGAGCTGATGTACACGCGCTCGCTGTTCCAGACGCCGGATATGGGCGAGCAGGGGCGGTTGCTCGACGAGGTCGCGGCGTTGGTCGATGCGGGGACGATCCGGACGACGCTGGCGGAGAATTTCGGGACCATCGACGCAGCGAATTTGCGGCGGGCGCATGAGCGGATCGAGAGCCATACGGCGAAGGGTAAGATCGTGCTGGAGGGGTTCTGAGCCTTTCCGATTTTCCAGCGCGTCCCGTTAACCTAGGCCACCACCCCGGCGAAGGCCGGGGCCCAATTGGGGGACACTGCTAACGGATGGCAGCACACCATCATTGCGACCTTTCCAATTGGGCCCCGGCCTCCGCCGGGGTGGTGCCGTTGAAGGGCTGTCCTAAACCCTCTTCTCGTTCCCCCGCGAACGCGGGGGAACGGCTTTGGGCTGATGTGGGGCATCTCACGGCCGAATAAGACTGGCGGCGACCAAACCACACGATACGCTGCGGACCATGCTCCGCCCGCTGATCCTCGCACTCGCCCTCCTCCCCGCGGCCGCCACGAATCGTCCCCCGCCAGCCGACCCACTAACCGCCACGATCCACACCGAAGACGCCGACCGCTTCGCAACCCTGTTCGCCAAGACCAAAGGCAAACCCAGCGCCGCGCAACTGAAACGCGACTATCTCGACAAGGGCAGTTTCGGGATCGGCGTCTTCACCCCCGGCCGGATCGTCGACGCCGACAATCTCGCGCGCGCGATCGCCGCCAACCCGACCCGATACGCGCAGGCGATCAAGACGTGCCTCCCCGCCGCGAAGGCCGCCACCGCCGATCTCCGGTCGATCTATCTCGGCCTCCACGGCGCGCTCCCAGACGTGAAGCTGCCCCAAGTCTATATAGTCTTCGGCGCGAACACCTCGGGCGGCACGGCCAAGCCCGGCGCGCAGGTACTCGGCCTCGAAGTGCTGTGCCGCATGTCCCCCACACCCGAGAAACTTCGCCAGACGCTCTGCCATTTCTTCGCGCACGAGACGGTGCATTCCTTCCAGCAGGACGCCGGGATGACGCTCGCCCGCGACCCGCTTCTCACCGCGATCCTCGTCGAGGGCGCGGCGGACTTCATCGCCCAACTCGTCACCGGCGAGGAGCCCGACGCCGCGCGCGCCGCCTGGGCCACCCCCCGCGAGGCCGAACTCTGGCGCCAGATGCAGGCCGACATCGCGCTCACCCGCAAGCTCACCGACAAGGTCGACCCGGAGGAAGGCTCGCCCGAAGCCAAGGCGTACGCCCGCTGGATCGGCAACTACTCCACGCCGCCCGCCGGCTGGCCGCC from Sphingomonas faeni encodes:
- a CDS encoding CDC48 family AAA ATPase, which codes for MPDSEIPTRKIQVANARPEDSGRGLAHLPRALMATLGIGEGDVIEILGKQNTPARAVGPYPEDEGLDILRLDGLQRANAGVGSGDFVEVRKAESKPATRVVFAPAQQNLRLQGSTNALKRTFLGRPICQGDIVATAGHQRVGNMPPGVQQFMNAPAYALQEIRLAVIAASPKGVVHIDENTEIELRSEYEEPQAARRADVTYDDIGGMAQTIDQLREMVELPLRYPELFQRLGVDPPKGVLLHGPPGTGKTRLARAVANESDAQFFLINGPEIMGSAYGESESRLREVFEEAAKSAPSIVFIDEIDSIAPKRGQVSGEAEKRLVAQLLTLMDGLESRANLVVIAATNRPEAIDEALRRPGRFDREIVVGVPDERGRREILGIHTRGMPLGDRVDLDELSRTTYGFVGADLAALTREAAIEAVRRIMPKLNLEERTIPPEVLDELSVTREDFLGALKRVQPSAMREVMVQAPTVRWADVGGLDDAQMRLKEGVELPLKNPDAFRRLGIRPAKGFLLYGPPGTGKTLLAKAVAREAEANFIATKSSDLLSKWYGESEQQIARLFQRARQVAPCVIFIDELDSLVPARGSGAGEPQVTERVVNTILAEMDGLEELQSVVVIGATNRPNLIDPALLRPGRFDELVYVGVPDKAGRRRILGIQTQKMPLASDVDLDRLADRTDRFSGADLEDVVRRAGLVALRRSIDSTDVTMADFEGALKESRASVTPETEREYEQMAARLKQDATAIQPLGFAFPSKADD
- a CDS encoding toxic anion resistance protein yields the protein MATTPETLNEEPGLVLTPPDPVPTVAASKAAGLVPVDAGVKSQLEERVSGFVTDLVAQDVNSPEFGKRVDAITAMGAKEIREAAGQSNRFLDRPVKAMDQETGVGKDLAELRRVVEDLDPGKKGNLTAPQKLFGIIPFGGKMRNYFDGYKSSQTHIAQILKSLGSGKDELLMDNAAIDTERANLWAAMGRLEQMIHLSKTMDAKLEDVANELDHTDPAKAKAIRETALFYTRQRTQDLLTQMAVTVQGYLALDLVKKNNVELVKGVDRASTTTVSALRTAVTVAQALTNQKLVLEQITALNTTTANIIDSTGKLLKSQTAQIHEQAASATIPLETLQRAFQNIYDTMDAIDVFKLKALDSMKVTVGALSNEVDKSRGYIARAEGATQGQLGGPSASPFKLEAM
- a CDS encoding peptidylprolyl isomerase; this encodes MADTPETLTLTLEGGDVTIKLRPDLAPKHVERIVELANEGFYDGVPFHRVIPGFMAQGGDGGRGDGTGGSSKPNLKAEFSAEPHVRGVCSMARTNQPDTANSQFFIVFDDARFLDKQYTVWGEVTDGMDLVDALPKGEPPRTPGKIVKARAA
- a CDS encoding zinc-binding alcohol dehydrogenase family protein, translating into MRAIGYTKSLPIDDPQSLVDLDIAKPEATGRDLLVEVKAVSVNPVDTKIRQNRADPDGKPQVLGWDAAGIVVAVGPDVTRFAVGDAVFYAGAIDRPGTNAEYHLVDERIVGHKPQSLDWAQAAALPLTSITAWETLFDRLDVRKPVPGAANAILIIGGAGGVGSITIQLARKLTDLTIIATASRDETRGWVEDLGAHHVIDHRKPLAEQVEALGLGAPAYVFSTTHTDEHIAEIATLIAPQGRLALIDDPKTLDIAPLKQKSISVHWELMYTRSLFQTPDMGEQGRLLDEVAALVDAGTIRTTLAENFGTIDAANLRRAHERIESHTAKGKIVLEGF
- a CDS encoding LysR substrate-binding domain-containing protein, with the translated sequence MRRLPPLGAIEAFVQVARLGSIKAAAEDLALSAPALSRRVQSLERFIAKPLFARRHQAMVLNADGERLLAQIAPVLDSLSDAVESLTSTTEVLRLRLGILPLYASQKLFPRLGELRTTHPELHLDIDTAAHLVSRLGDGLDAVIALSREIDPAFYARRLDRNSVYVIGARSLLERADPVTRPEQLSTLTALVHRDMTDTFTAWRTAAGLDDIEPLAIDHFDSGALMLEAAAQGLGVAFMHASHFDDANDPRLVRLFDIEVESPYSYWFVCRPRALQTKPVKLFHDWLIRTVAEV